The nucleotide window CTCGCGCTGGCCGTGGCGGCGCGGCAGGGTATCCTGCGCCGGGTCCTGGACAGTACTTACCAGACCGTGCTGCAGGCCGGCCTGTCGCGGATGAAGGATGGCCTGGACCTGCCCGCGCCGAGCGGCCGCCTGCCGTATGCCGTGGCGATCGCCAGCGGCACCGTGGCGTGCCTGGCGTGGCTGCGCCTCCATGGGGAGCTGCCGCTGTGAGCGCGCCGGCACCGGCGCCGGCCGAGGCGCGCGCTCCCCGCACGGTGGAAGAAACCGGCCTGCCCTTCCTGTTCCTCGCCGAGCTGGTGGCGAAAGTGCTGCACCAGCGCGGCCAGCTGCGCCTGCCCGAACTGGGCTCGCACCTGAAGCTGGGTGTCGGCGTGATCGATCCGCTGATGCATTTCCTGCGCGCCGAAAAGCTGTGCGAAGTGGCACGTACCGGCAACAGCGGCACCGATGCCGACATCTCCTACCTGCTGACGGAAGGCGGCCGGCAGCGCGCCGCGGCGGCGCTGGGCCGCAATGCCTATGCCGGCCCGGCCCCCGTGACGCTGGCGGCCTACACGGCCCAGGTGCAGGCGCAGAGCGTGGCCGGCGTGCAGGTCACGCGTGCCCACATGGCGGCCGCGTTCGACGGCATCGTCGCCAACCAGCGCGTGCTGGCGCAACTGGGCTCGGCCATGAATTCCGGGCGCGCCCTGTTCCTGCACGGGCAGGCCGGCAGCGGCAAGACCTACCTGGCCGAACGCCTGCGCGACCTGCTGACCGGCACCATCGCGGTGCCGTATGCGCTGATGGTGGACGGCGAAACCATCCCGTTCTTCGACAGCGTGCAGCACCTGCCGGCGGCCGACGCCGTGGCCGCCAGCACGGGCATCGACCGCGGCACGGCGCCCGACGCGCGCTGGGTGCGCGGCGTGCGCCGCCCGGCGGCACTGGCCGGCGGCGAACTGACGCTGGACATGCTGGACCTGCGCTTCGATGCGCACACCCGGCTGTACCAGGCGCCGCCGCACCTGAAATCGAACAACGGCATCTTCATCATCGACGACCTGGGCCGCCAGCGCTGCTCGCCGGAAGCGCTGATGAACCGGTGGATCGTGCCGATGGACCGCAACGTCGACTACCTCACGCTGCACACCGGCCACACCTTCCAGGTGCCGTTCGACGTGATCGTGGTGTTCTCGTCGAACTTCGTGCCGCACCGCCTGAGCGATGGCGCCTTCCTGCGCCGGCTGGGCTACAAGATCGAAGTGCCGCCGGCGTCCAGCGACGAATACGCCCTGCTGTTCCGCCAGGCTTGCGCGCAGGCCGGCATCGAAGCCGACGGCGAGCGCTTCGCCGACACCTTCGGCTACCTGCTGGAATGCCACCGGCAGCGCGGCGTACCGCTGCTGGCGTGCTACCCGCGCGACCTGGTGCGGCAGCTGCGCGACCTGGCCCGCTACGAGGACCGCGCGCCGGAACTGAGCCGCCACACCCTGGACTGGGCGTGGGACAACTACTTTGCCGCGGGCAGCCAGCAGGGCTGCGCGCTGGAGCTCGAGCGCCGCGACCGTGGCACGCAGGACAACCGATTGGAGAATGACTGATGCGAAATTCCAGACCACTGCTGATCATCGGCGTGGCGCTGTTCCTGGCGCTGGCCGCGGTGCTGGTGGCCGCCAAGTGGATGGGCGAACAGGGCACGGCCGGCACGCGCGTGGCGGTGGCCGCCGCCGACATCGGCCAGGGTTCCCGGCTCGAAGCGGCCAGCGTGCAGCTGGTCGACTGGCCTTCCGGCTCGGTGCCGCCCGGCGCCGTGACCGATCCGAAGCTGCTGGCCGAGCGCGTCACCCGCACCGATATCGCCAAGGGCGAACCGGTGCTGGAATCGAAGCTGGCGCCGCCCGGCACCACGGGCGGCCTGTCCGCCGTGGTCGCCACCGGCAAGCGCGCCATGACGGTGCGCGTCAACGACGTGGTCGGCGTGGCCGGCTTCGCGCTGCCCGGCAATTATGTCGACATCCTCGTCAACATGCAGGGTTCGGCCGGCGACAACGGCAATGCCGAACAGCCGATCTCGAAG belongs to Pseudoduganella albidiflava and includes:
- a CDS encoding ATP-binding protein, whose product is MSAPAPAPAEARAPRTVEETGLPFLFLAELVAKVLHQRGQLRLPELGSHLKLGVGVIDPLMHFLRAEKLCEVARTGNSGTDADISYLLTEGGRQRAAAALGRNAYAGPAPVTLAAYTAQVQAQSVAGVQVTRAHMAAAFDGIVANQRVLAQLGSAMNSGRALFLHGQAGSGKTYLAERLRDLLTGTIAVPYALMVDGETIPFFDSVQHLPAADAVAASTGIDRGTAPDARWVRGVRRPAALAGGELTLDMLDLRFDAHTRLYQAPPHLKSNNGIFIIDDLGRQRCSPEALMNRWIVPMDRNVDYLTLHTGHTFQVPFDVIVVFSSNFVPHRLSDGAFLRRLGYKIEVPPASSDEYALLFRQACAQAGIEADGERFADTFGYLLECHRQRGVPLLACYPRDLVRQLRDLARYEDRAPELSRHTLDWAWDNYFAAGSQQGCALELERRDRGTQDNRLEND
- the cpaB gene encoding Flp pilus assembly protein CpaB, producing MRNSRPLLIIGVALFLALAAVLVAAKWMGEQGTAGTRVAVAAADIGQGSRLEAASVQLVDWPSGSVPPGAVTDPKLLAERVTRTDIAKGEPVLESKLAPPGTTGGLSAVVATGKRAMTVRVNDVVGVAGFALPGNYVDILVNMQGSAGDNGNAEQPISKIVLERILVLAVAQESNRDDTKPRVVNAVTLELAPDQVEKLDLARSVGSLSLVLRNQVDPQPANTGGATRESVLGLPPLKAARAAAPAPAPVRAEAPQRAAAPAPVRRTEGVLVIRGLDAAPQAIQ